In Treponema vincentii, a single window of DNA contains:
- the acrA gene encoding acryloyl-CoA reductase electron transfer subunit beta: MAYDSKDTEAFKGVWVFCEQRNGEILNTSFELLSEGRKLADELKGELCGVVLGKGIKEDALKNLGGYGADKVYYCEHDLLADYTTDAYTKVITALVQDKKPEVFLIGATTIGRDLGPRCAARLHTGLTADTTHLDVDTEKYKEFLRTSSTMDVEKTPFKVNTNLKMTRPAFGGHLMATIVCPRFRPQIATVRPGVMKKQDFDSAKASKTVIEKPKVELSKADISVDILEIKKTAKNIVDLIGANVVVSVGRGIGKDPKAGIKLAEDLAQALGGVVGASRAVVDSGWMDANHQVGQTGKTVHPHIYVAVGISGAIQHLAGMQDSEYIIAVNKNPDAPIFGVADYGIAGDLFKVLPMLTEAVKAAKGSL, translated from the coding sequence ATGGCTTACGATAGCAAAGACACTGAAGCCTTCAAAGGCGTGTGGGTATTTTGTGAACAGCGCAACGGAGAAATCCTCAACACCTCGTTTGAATTATTGAGCGAAGGCCGGAAGCTCGCCGACGAATTAAAGGGCGAACTCTGCGGCGTTGTACTTGGAAAAGGTATTAAAGAAGATGCATTAAAAAATCTCGGCGGTTACGGTGCCGACAAGGTGTACTACTGCGAACATGATCTTCTTGCCGATTATACAACCGATGCGTATACAAAAGTGATTACCGCATTGGTGCAGGATAAAAAACCGGAAGTTTTCTTAATCGGTGCAACAACCATCGGACGCGACTTAGGTCCCCGCTGTGCCGCACGGCTCCATACCGGATTGACCGCCGACACCACGCACCTCGATGTCGATACTGAAAAATACAAGGAATTCCTCCGCACCAGCTCGACGATGGATGTCGAAAAGACACCCTTTAAGGTAAATACCAACTTGAAGATGACCCGTCCGGCTTTCGGCGGTCACTTGATGGCAACGATTGTGTGTCCCCGCTTCCGCCCGCAGATTGCAACCGTGCGTCCCGGCGTTATGAAGAAGCAGGATTTTGATTCGGCAAAAGCGTCGAAGACCGTAATTGAAAAGCCGAAAGTTGAACTTTCCAAAGCCGATATCAGCGTCGATATCCTCGAAATCAAGAAAACCGCAAAAAACATCGTAGACTTGATCGGAGCAAATGTGGTTGTTTCCGTCGGCCGCGGTATCGGTAAAGACCCCAAAGCGGGTATCAAACTGGCTGAAGATTTGGCTCAGGCGCTTGGCGGCGTTGTCGGGGCTTCCCGTGCCGTTGTTGACTCCGGCTGGATGGATGCAAACCATCAGGTTGGACAGACCGGTAAAACCGTACATCCGCACATCTATGTGGCAGTCGGTATTTCAGGAGCAATCCAGCACCTTGCCGGTATGCAGGATTCCGAGTACATCATCGCGGTTAACAAGAACCCCGATGCACCGATCTTCGGCGTAGCCGACTACGGTATTGCAGGAGACCTGTTCAAGGTACTTCCGATGCTGACCGAAGCAGTTAAAGCGGCAAAAGGCAGCCTGTAA